A single genomic interval of Alistipes provencensis harbors:
- a CDS encoding SusD/RagB family nutrient-binding outer membrane lipoprotein, producing the protein MKRWHTYIFAGCCALCLGACTGNFRDINDDQSGTTDKELEADNNGLGYRLKIVQQGIYFNYDYGKGKNWPFQLTQNLNADMFSGYMHDPKPLQGGSHNSDYNLQDGWNSAMWQFTYSYIMPEIYRLEQTAEELMPPFYAITKILKVMVMHRVSDFYGPVIYSHFGTHGVEYVPDSQEEAYGHFFADLDEAVEILSDYVGEHPEANEFAQFDLLLDGSYTSWLRFANSLRVRLAVRIASVAPEQAAEEFRKGVNAPHGVIESNVGNVAVDASGVFLNPLGAINRSWNEAVMNASMESILKGFGDPRIEKFFEPCRNDLTVTEEGGGTAAIALKGEFHGIRQGTAFSHNYYAAFSRLTIEQTTDAVLMTAAEVWFLRAEAALRGWTDENPEFCYEQGVGLSFTQWQATGLERYLQSDATAADYHDPVDPQNDIAAQCRVTPRWEEGDSNELKLERIITQKWIAMYPEGCEAWAEQRRTGYPRLFPVRFNHSKGQSIDTETMIRRLPFPATMATSDPEQYETLIDALNGADHGGTRLWWDTGKNFR; encoded by the coding sequence ATGAAACGCTGGCATACATACATTTTCGCCGGATGCTGTGCGCTTTGCCTCGGGGCATGCACGGGTAATTTCCGGGATATCAACGACGACCAGTCGGGCACGACCGACAAGGAGCTCGAAGCCGACAACAACGGTCTGGGCTACCGGCTGAAGATCGTCCAGCAGGGTATCTATTTCAACTACGACTACGGCAAGGGCAAGAACTGGCCTTTCCAGCTCACGCAGAACCTCAATGCGGATATGTTTTCGGGCTACATGCACGATCCCAAGCCGCTGCAGGGCGGGAGCCACAATTCGGATTACAACCTTCAGGACGGCTGGAACAGCGCCATGTGGCAGTTCACCTACTCCTACATCATGCCCGAGATCTACCGGCTGGAACAGACGGCCGAAGAGCTGATGCCGCCGTTCTATGCCATTACGAAGATTCTGAAAGTCATGGTCATGCACCGCGTGAGCGATTTTTACGGGCCGGTGATCTACTCCCATTTCGGGACCCACGGCGTCGAATATGTGCCCGACAGTCAGGAGGAAGCCTACGGGCACTTCTTCGCCGATCTGGACGAGGCTGTGGAAATCCTTTCGGATTATGTCGGGGAGCATCCCGAGGCCAACGAGTTCGCGCAGTTCGACCTGCTGCTCGACGGCAGTTACACGTCGTGGCTGCGTTTCGCCAACTCGCTGCGCGTGCGGCTGGCCGTGCGTATCGCTTCCGTGGCCCCGGAGCAGGCTGCCGAGGAGTTTCGGAAGGGGGTGAACGCACCCCACGGCGTGATCGAGTCGAATGTGGGAAATGTCGCCGTAGACGCTTCGGGCGTCTTCCTGAACCCGCTGGGGGCGATCAACCGCAGTTGGAACGAGGCGGTCATGAACGCCTCGATGGAGTCGATCCTCAAGGGATTCGGGGACCCGCGCATCGAAAAGTTCTTCGAGCCCTGCCGCAACGATCTGACCGTTACGGAAGAGGGCGGAGGCACCGCGGCGATCGCACTCAAGGGGGAGTTCCACGGAATCCGGCAGGGAACGGCCTTCTCGCATAACTATTATGCGGCGTTTTCGCGCCTGACGATCGAACAGACGACCGATGCCGTCCTGATGACGGCCGCCGAGGTCTGGTTCCTGCGCGCCGAAGCAGCCCTGCGGGGCTGGACCGACGAGAACCCGGAGTTCTGTTACGAGCAGGGTGTGGGCCTGTCGTTCACCCAATGGCAGGCGACGGGACTCGAACGTTATCTGCAAAGCGATGCGACGGCGGCGGACTACCACGACCCCGTCGATCCGCAGAACGACATCGCCGCCCAGTGCCGGGTGACGCCCCGCTGGGAAGAGGGGGATTCGAACGAGCTGAAACTCGAGCGGATCATCACCCAGAAATGGATCGCCATGTATCCCGAGGGATGCGAGGCGTGGGCTGAACAACGCCGCACGGGTTATCCGCGGCTGTTTCCGGTGCGCTTCAACCACAGCAAGGGGCAGAGTATCGACACCGAGACGATGATCCGGCGGCTGCCTTTCCCGGCGACGATGGCCACCTCCGACCCCGAGCAGTACGAGACATTGATCGACGCACTGAACGGCGCGGACCACGGGGGCACCCGTCTGTGGTGGGATACCGGGAAGAATTTCCGGTAG
- a CDS encoding DNA-3-methyladenine glycosylase I yields MQDMINGRCGWCGTDELYVKYHDEEWGRLVTDDKTLFEFLVLESAQAGLSWITILRKREGYRKAFCDFDAERVARMTDEDIERLMQAEGIVKNRLKIKSTISNARLFLDLQKEFGSFYNYTLSFFPDRKPIVNTFRSLSEIPVSSPESDAMSRDMKKRGFKFFGSTICYAHLQAAGFVNDHLTGCMCRNDGAEQR; encoded by the coding sequence ATGCAGGACATGATAAACGGACGCTGCGGCTGGTGCGGAACCGACGAGCTGTATGTGAAATACCACGACGAGGAGTGGGGAAGACTGGTGACCGACGACAAGACGCTGTTCGAATTTCTTGTGCTGGAGAGCGCTCAGGCTGGACTGAGCTGGATAACCATTCTCAGAAAGCGCGAAGGATACCGCAAGGCTTTTTGTGATTTCGATGCCGAACGGGTGGCCCGGATGACCGACGAGGATATCGAACGGCTGATGCAGGCAGAGGGCATCGTGAAGAACCGGCTGAAAATCAAATCGACGATCTCGAATGCCCGGCTGTTCCTCGACCTGCAAAAGGAGTTCGGCAGTTTTTACAATTATACCCTGTCGTTCTTTCCCGACCGGAAACCGATTGTCAACACCTTCCGGTCGCTGAGCGAAATCCCGGTATCGTCGCCCGAATCCGACGCCATGAGCCGGGACATGAAAAAGCGGGGATTCAAATTTTTCGGCTCCACGATCTGTTACGCCCACCTGCAGGCTGCGGGGTTCGTCAACGATCACCTGACCGGCTGCATGTGCCGGAACGACGGCGCAGAACAGCGGTAA
- a CDS encoding glycoside hydrolase family 88/105 protein — MKPLLLITLLIPALTHAAEPLELARRVADKVVDNTRFELEYKLQGASSDFGCVDFGRCMDRPGVAYALTTLRCEGDTEELFELGCTGPVRITIDDSVVYERTLPHPFAVKFGEKDYRLPESFRLRLTAGPHKLLVKTEYHGGEHLFLMQSRNFSRYAERGRKIFCTLETYAPKLKEARWLVLGTFEGDLATPLAPDSTLLFHTPYRDCDRTVAWNIPPVDIVSAPAANGRFFEWYYHVGCFAWALQRLSAACGDPKYAAYADAWCDFSLETFPLAEHQTQRLHAVRSFNFGTAGRPMLDYVSAPAMPYITRCVESPDPPESYRRQAERVLDYLCHEQFRTEGVFAREYTPYPSVWADDMFMGLPYLIYGYRLTDDESLLHDAADQLIGFNRLLFDADAGLYRQACYPSHPDIRVPHWSRGNGWALWATCEVLDALPRSDRNYKRILAIYRAHIEGVLRHQDTEGYWRNILDREDSARESSGAAIFTYCLARGINRGWLPRKQVEEPLRRAWQALTTFVSEEDDFNGVKGGTNFSTDPADYERIPFIRSDTHGLLPLLFAALEMDKLQKRK; from the coding sequence ATGAAACCTCTGCTGCTCATCACCCTGCTCATCCCGGCCCTGACCCATGCCGCCGAACCGCTCGAACTGGCCCGCCGCGTCGCCGACAAGGTGGTCGACAACACCCGGTTCGAACTGGAATACAAACTCCAAGGCGCCTCTTCCGACTTCGGCTGCGTCGATTTCGGCCGCTGCATGGATCGCCCGGGCGTGGCCTACGCCCTGACGACGCTCCGGTGCGAAGGCGACACCGAAGAGCTCTTCGAACTGGGATGCACGGGTCCCGTGCGGATCACGATCGACGACTCGGTGGTCTACGAACGCACCCTGCCGCACCCCTTCGCCGTGAAGTTCGGCGAGAAGGACTACCGCCTTCCGGAATCGTTCCGCCTGCGCCTGACGGCCGGGCCGCACAAACTGCTCGTCAAGACCGAATACCACGGCGGCGAACACCTTTTCCTGATGCAGTCGCGCAACTTCTCGCGCTATGCCGAACGGGGACGCAAGATTTTCTGCACACTCGAAACCTACGCCCCGAAACTCAAAGAGGCCCGCTGGCTGGTGCTCGGAACGTTTGAAGGCGATCTTGCGACACCGCTCGCCCCGGACAGCACCCTGCTTTTCCACACGCCTTACCGGGACTGCGACCGCACCGTCGCGTGGAATATCCCGCCCGTCGATATCGTTTCGGCACCGGCCGCCAACGGACGTTTCTTCGAATGGTATTACCATGTGGGATGCTTCGCTTGGGCCCTGCAACGACTCTCCGCCGCCTGCGGCGATCCGAAATACGCAGCCTATGCCGACGCATGGTGCGATTTCTCGCTCGAAACCTTCCCGCTGGCCGAACACCAGACACAACGGCTGCACGCCGTCCGGTCGTTCAACTTCGGCACCGCAGGACGTCCGATGCTCGACTATGTATCGGCCCCGGCCATGCCTTATATCACCCGCTGCGTCGAGAGCCCCGATCCTCCCGAGAGCTACCGCCGGCAGGCGGAACGGGTGCTGGACTACCTGTGCCACGAACAGTTCCGCACCGAAGGCGTCTTCGCCCGGGAATACACCCCCTATCCCTCGGTCTGGGCCGACGACATGTTCATGGGACTGCCTTATCTGATCTACGGTTACCGCCTGACGGATGACGAAAGCCTCCTGCACGACGCCGCCGACCAGCTCATCGGCTTTAACCGCCTGCTGTTCGATGCCGACGCAGGGCTCTACCGGCAGGCCTGCTACCCCTCTCATCCCGACATCCGCGTTCCGCACTGGTCGCGCGGCAACGGCTGGGCCCTGTGGGCAACCTGCGAGGTGCTCGACGCGCTTCCCCGCAGCGACCGGAATTACAAACGGATACTGGCCATCTACCGGGCCCACATCGAAGGAGTGCTGCGTCATCAGGATACGGAGGGTTATTGGCGCAACATCCTCGACCGGGAGGATTCCGCCCGCGAATCCTCCGGTGCCGCGATCTTCACCTACTGCCTCGCCCGCGGCATCAACCGCGGATGGCTTCCGCGCAAACAAGTCGAAGAACCGCTCCGCCGTGCTTGGCAGGCACTGACGACCTTTGTCAGCGAAGAGGACGATTTCAACGGCGTGAAAGGCGGCACCAATTTCAGTACCGATCCCGCGGACTACGAACGCATTCCCTTCATCCGCAGCGATACGCACGGACTGCTGCCGCTCCTGTTCGCCGCTCTGGAAATGGACAAATTGCAAAAGAGAAAATAA
- a CDS encoding polysaccharide lyase 11, with protein MKKLLYTLLLLPAALAAREFSPREVLTLDLGTPVKQCRLTPLDLGNGERGFVTVFSAEKSIDPYEGSFTFPKDTPKIAVFDAAGRELWRRELPHTIPGVWFMPLLPMDMDGDGCDEIYYVVNTCERPFDYDGYRLERADARTGRVTGSWQWPAPAHNQANSYKWRFLLIGGHADDGSPVLVTVQGTYKEIQMQGWNGDMSRRWKVKIPDDGHGARGSHSTPIFDLRRDGREQFMYGERCFSFDTGEQLFILDGDAWNEHSDLVQPWWNAESERWCFFTTREKGDDGKQPRAVMFDQTGRRLWAIAERKGHYHHGWVGNFGPRGERIAMAGRYPFKGEDVPPKGCVAKTYDARTGEEVKIDFPIKGTVVDFNGDGIHELFTDGALYDRTGRVVLKTGKGTLVAAKKVLPLAGEQVVVAHPDGRIVFWTDRNARENQTQQARFDTDVYRDNVRLSSAGYGHRYPVLNF; from the coding sequence ATGAAAAAACTGCTGTACACCCTGCTGCTGCTCCCCGCAGCACTCGCCGCCCGGGAATTCTCGCCCCGCGAGGTTCTGACCCTCGACCTCGGCACCCCCGTCAAACAATGCCGGCTGACGCCGCTCGACCTCGGAAACGGCGAACGGGGATTCGTCACGGTCTTCTCCGCCGAGAAGAGCATCGACCCCTATGAAGGCAGTTTCACCTTCCCGAAGGATACGCCGAAGATCGCCGTCTTCGACGCCGCAGGCCGCGAATTATGGCGGCGCGAACTGCCTCATACCATTCCGGGCGTGTGGTTCATGCCGCTGCTGCCGATGGACATGGACGGCGACGGATGCGACGAGATCTATTACGTCGTCAACACTTGTGAACGTCCCTTCGATTACGACGGATACCGCCTCGAACGCGCCGACGCCCGCACGGGCCGTGTGACCGGCTCGTGGCAGTGGCCCGCCCCGGCCCACAACCAAGCCAACAGCTACAAATGGCGGTTCCTGCTCATCGGCGGCCACGCCGACGACGGCAGTCCGGTGCTGGTGACCGTACAGGGCACCTACAAGGAGATACAGATGCAGGGGTGGAACGGCGACATGAGCCGCCGCTGGAAGGTCAAGATACCCGACGACGGCCACGGCGCGCGCGGCAGCCACTCGACCCCGATCTTCGACCTCCGCCGCGACGGCCGCGAGCAGTTCATGTACGGCGAACGGTGCTTCTCGTTCGACACGGGCGAACAGCTCTTCATCCTCGACGGCGACGCTTGGAACGAACATTCCGATCTGGTGCAGCCTTGGTGGAACGCGGAATCGGAACGGTGGTGCTTCTTCACCACGCGCGAAAAGGGCGATGACGGCAAACAGCCGCGTGCCGTGATGTTCGACCAGACGGGACGCCGGCTCTGGGCGATCGCCGAGCGCAAAGGGCACTACCATCACGGCTGGGTGGGCAATTTCGGTCCCCGCGGCGAACGGATCGCCATGGCCGGACGCTACCCCTTCAAAGGTGAGGACGTCCCGCCCAAAGGGTGCGTCGCCAAGACCTACGACGCCCGCACGGGCGAGGAAGTGAAAATCGACTTTCCGATCAAAGGCACGGTCGTCGATTTCAACGGCGACGGCATCCACGAACTCTTCACGGACGGAGCTCTGTACGACCGCACGGGGCGTGTCGTGCTGAAAACCGGCAAAGGTACCCTCGTCGCCGCGAAAAAGGTGCTGCCGCTGGCGGGCGAACAGGTCGTCGTAGCCCATCCCGACGGCCGCATCGTCTTCTGGACCGACCGCAATGCCCGCGAAAACCAGACCCAGCAGGCCCGGTTCGACACCGACGTCTACCGCGACAACGTCCGCCTGTCGTCCGCAGGTTACGGACACCGTTATCCCGTACTCAATTTCTGA
- a CDS encoding glycoside hydrolase family 28 protein — MKRLILTCCLLAATAAAHADTRLITRLDVLDVWQFNYNISHWLEQGNLRTGVSMYGEEPVAVTALSPELEGADWIQPAYGSKRFDRGDIAYFDVKADAEVLVAHNDAIAEKPVWLDTFVRTSLYITNDRGERFTCYRRPYRRGECVALGENGSSAHNMYLVAVRPLGEWPETVRPAGFVIDIAEAGAVGDGATVNTAVLQAAIDKCSARKGGGTVWVRDGVYVTGTLQLKSDVTLRVEAGAILRGSVNHDDFPPLRCSLPSFRGKEDFQMIYAEKASNITICGGGILDGYSLFEGYPWRGRNNEHERPRLIRMVECKNVAIDGVTLARSANWTQYYEACRNLRVENVTVRCYTGTNNQDGIDLSGCSDVVVRNFLCSCGDDAVCLKALSLTPAENIFVEDVRARYANCNLVKIGTETHGEIRNVHVRNAEGWTRYSIAIEAVDGSVIDGVTYEDIRMSNCAAPFVVRLGNRGRTFEGGPNPAPVGAIRNVTLRNIRNTGIGWVEVKGGPGVGTAVGGLKGHPIENVLIEDCDLLLFGSVNEPQMIYRDVPENEKKYPEFDCYGTCPAYGIYFRHVDGLQVRNMRLRLANNDVRPAIVMDDVKNYALEGIDYESCSRTEPYGLWHQQDGEICDAKK, encoded by the coding sequence ATGAAAAGACTCATTCTGACCTGCTGTCTGCTCGCCGCCACGGCGGCGGCACATGCCGATACCCGGCTGATCACACGCCTCGACGTACTCGACGTCTGGCAGTTCAACTACAACATCTCGCACTGGCTCGAGCAGGGCAACTTGCGCACGGGCGTATCGATGTACGGCGAAGAACCCGTCGCCGTCACCGCCCTGTCGCCCGAGCTGGAGGGCGCCGACTGGATCCAGCCGGCCTACGGATCGAAGCGCTTCGACCGCGGCGACATCGCCTATTTCGACGTGAAAGCTGACGCCGAGGTCCTCGTGGCCCACAACGACGCCATTGCCGAGAAACCCGTCTGGCTCGACACGTTCGTCCGCACCTCCCTGTATATCACCAACGACCGCGGCGAGCGCTTCACCTGCTACCGCCGTCCCTACCGCCGGGGCGAGTGCGTCGCGCTGGGCGAGAACGGCAGCAGTGCGCATAACATGTACCTCGTGGCGGTACGCCCGCTGGGCGAATGGCCCGAGACGGTGCGTCCCGCAGGCTTCGTCATCGACATCGCCGAGGCCGGAGCCGTCGGCGACGGCGCGACGGTCAACACCGCCGTCCTGCAGGCCGCCATCGACAAGTGCAGCGCCCGCAAGGGCGGCGGCACGGTCTGGGTCCGCGACGGGGTCTACGTCACCGGAACGCTGCAACTCAAATCCGACGTTACGCTGCGCGTCGAGGCGGGCGCCATCCTGCGCGGCTCGGTCAACCACGACGATTTCCCGCCCCTGCGCTGCTCCCTTCCGTCGTTTCGCGGCAAGGAGGACTTCCAGATGATCTATGCCGAAAAAGCCTCGAACATCACGATCTGCGGCGGCGGCATCCTCGACGGCTACTCGCTCTTCGAGGGATATCCCTGGCGGGGCCGCAACAACGAGCACGAACGCCCGCGCCTGATCCGTATGGTCGAATGCAAGAACGTTGCGATCGACGGCGTCACGCTGGCCCGCAGCGCCAACTGGACCCAGTATTACGAAGCCTGCCGGAACCTGCGCGTCGAAAACGTCACCGTGCGCTGCTACACCGGCACCAACAATCAGGACGGCATCGACCTGAGCGGTTGCAGCGATGTGGTGGTCCGCAATTTCCTTTGCAGTTGCGGCGACGACGCCGTCTGCCTCAAAGCGCTGTCGCTCACTCCGGCCGAGAATATCTTCGTCGAAGACGTGCGCGCACGTTACGCCAACTGCAACCTCGTGAAGATCGGCACCGAGACCCACGGCGAAATCCGCAACGTTCACGTCCGCAACGCCGAAGGGTGGACCCGCTATTCAATTGCCATCGAGGCGGTCGACGGCTCGGTGATCGACGGCGTGACCTACGAGGACATCCGCATGAGCAACTGCGCGGCTCCGTTCGTCGTGCGGCTTGGCAACCGCGGCCGGACCTTCGAGGGCGGTCCGAACCCCGCACCTGTCGGCGCCATCCGCAACGTCACGCTGCGCAATATCCGCAACACCGGCATCGGCTGGGTCGAGGTCAAGGGCGGTCCGGGCGTCGGCACGGCCGTCGGCGGTCTGAAAGGCCATCCGATCGAGAATGTGCTGATCGAGGACTGCGACCTGCTGCTCTTCGGCTCCGTCAACGAACCGCAGATGATCTACCGCGACGTCCCCGAAAACGAGAAGAAATATCCCGAATTCGACTGCTACGGCACCTGTCCCGCCTATGGAATCTATTTCCGCCATGTCGACGGACTGCAGGTCCGCAACATGCGGCTGCGGCTGGCCAACAACGACGTCCGCCCGGCGATCGTGATGGACGACGTGAAGAATTACGCGCTCGAGGGTATCGACTACGAAAGCTGTTCGCGCACGGAGCCTTATGGTCTGTGGCACCAGCAGGACGGCGAGATCTGCGACGCGAAAAAGTAA
- a CDS encoding Ig-like domain-containing protein: protein MKKLILLSLAALALTACGDSDWLGDGNVYYKPKELTLSKSSLSELIIGETRRLYASFDPAETTDGEISWSSSNDAVATVDENGAVRATGLGDAVITARSTAYPEIEATCAVSVTVEAGIRVYDLLLNEPVDGRITFVRNSTGNRDYFFEIFVHDTFDKSVTFETTNGEVVDVEEKELDGRTGFTLVPGQELGDATITIQSTRNDDVRAEIPVSLKTIKVTGVALSLNEDGSEASDALAGSLTVSHTKAIRVVFSTDDEEIKIPENSLVHVESSNTAVATVDAEGTQDPATQTVSFNVYMIDDPANAPAGNSTITVKEDFAFDPANCEATEILITATSDDASAAAASCKLRPYQYVPATGVMVTDQWGNRMRGTSSTNSTISSPNDNYACIVYCSGGGTAKKTQFNDTQSWAVASPAVDGIDKVGSVAIYLTATPYPYEYPTIADPDQPFYWACLSTSRFAIAGAGYEEGNQSEGWAACKKDDGKIKCFLGHTCKFWTGHKTTTKDAPFIRIWRYTEGQANDGNYNKTDDLLFRFLVNTSQGSGDSKLGIPSLKNDDGTARVFDFLNTGGITQPFDDPCPVPWTGPMPRPVGYYTLDDSGAPAQLKTWGDIPVPTKLTEIK from the coding sequence ATGAAAAAACTGATCCTCTTATCACTTGCCGCGCTGGCTCTGACGGCCTGCGGCGACTCGGATTGGCTGGGAGACGGCAACGTCTACTACAAGCCGAAAGAGCTCACCTTGTCGAAAAGTTCGCTCAGCGAACTCATCATCGGCGAAACCCGCCGACTCTACGCCTCGTTCGACCCGGCGGAAACCACCGACGGCGAAATCAGTTGGAGCTCCAGCAACGACGCCGTAGCCACGGTCGACGAAAACGGCGCCGTGCGCGCCACCGGTCTGGGCGACGCCGTCATCACGGCCCGCAGCACGGCCTATCCCGAGATCGAAGCCACCTGCGCCGTCTCGGTAACCGTCGAAGCGGGCATCCGTGTCTACGACCTGCTGCTCAACGAACCCGTCGACGGCCGGATCACCTTCGTCCGCAACTCCACGGGCAACCGCGACTACTTTTTCGAAATCTTCGTACACGACACCTTCGACAAGAGTGTGACGTTCGAAACGACGAACGGAGAGGTCGTGGACGTCGAGGAGAAGGAACTCGACGGCCGCACGGGCTTCACGCTCGTCCCGGGACAAGAACTGGGCGACGCGACGATCACCATTCAGTCGACGCGCAACGACGACGTGCGCGCGGAAATCCCCGTCAGCCTGAAGACCATCAAGGTCACGGGCGTTGCGCTGTCGCTCAACGAGGACGGCAGCGAGGCCAGCGACGCACTCGCCGGAAGCCTCACCGTCAGTCATACCAAAGCTATTCGCGTGGTCTTCTCCACGGATGACGAGGAGATCAAGATCCCCGAGAACAGTCTCGTCCACGTCGAAAGCAGCAACACCGCCGTCGCAACGGTCGACGCCGAGGGTACGCAGGACCCCGCCACGCAGACCGTTTCGTTCAACGTCTATATGATCGACGATCCGGCCAACGCCCCTGCCGGGAACTCGACGATCACCGTCAAGGAAGATTTCGCGTTCGACCCGGCCAACTGCGAAGCTACGGAAATACTCATCACAGCCACCTCCGACGACGCCAGCGCCGCCGCAGCCTCGTGCAAACTGCGCCCGTATCAATATGTTCCCGCCACCGGCGTCATGGTGACCGACCAGTGGGGCAACCGCATGCGCGGCACCAGTTCGACAAACTCAACCATTTCGTCTCCCAATGATAATTACGCCTGCATCGTATATTGCTCCGGAGGAGGAACTGCTAAAAAGACTCAATTCAATGATACTCAGAGTTGGGCTGTCGCATCGCCTGCTGTCGATGGAATTGACAAAGTAGGTTCAGTAGCCATTTACCTAACGGCAACACCCTATCCCTACGAATACCCCACTATCGCCGATCCCGACCAGCCGTTCTACTGGGCTTGTCTCTCCACATCGCGTTTTGCAATTGCCGGAGCCGGATATGAAGAAGGCAACCAGTCAGAAGGCTGGGCGGCATGCAAAAAAGACGACGGTAAGATCAAATGCTTCCTCGGCCATACCTGCAAATTCTGGACAGGTCACAAGACAACGACGAAAGATGCACCCTTCATCCGCATCTGGCGCTATACAGAAGGTCAGGCAAACGACGGAAATTACAATAAGACCGACGACCTGCTTTTCCGTTTCCTGGTCAACACGTCACAAGGTTCGGGTGATTCCAAACTCGGCATACCGTCACTCAAAAACGACGACGGCACGGCCCGTGTCTTCGACTTCCTCAACACGGGAGGTATCACCCAGCCTTTCGACGACCCCTGTCCGGTGCCTTGGACGGGTCCGATGCCGCGCCCGGTCGGTTACTACACGCTTGACGACAGCGGGGCTCCCGCCCAGTTGAAAACATGGGGCGACATCCCCGTACCGACAAAACTGACGGAGATCAAATAA
- a CDS encoding two component regulator, which yields MKRILPILAALLLCGPISAQISTADFEALRALYEATGGADWKNNSGWDFKNATADDVKVYNAQEGTGWFGINEIRKGRVSKLELPDNGLTGELPEAIYALNGMRTLNLSGNGLTGSLSPQIGGLKLISSLNLSNNRLSGEIPGELILLGAEAKTSKPREDGKGGNEIKVLLNKNQLTGSIPAAIGDMALLAKPAKSISFDISYNQLTGEIPASVAKLTELTSFKAAGNRLSGAVPAALESLPRLKYLRLEKNAFTGAVPRK from the coding sequence ATGAAACGAATTTTACCCATTCTTGCGGCACTGCTTCTCTGCGGTCCGATCTCCGCACAGATCAGCACGGCGGATTTCGAAGCCCTGCGGGCTCTCTACGAGGCCACGGGCGGCGCCGATTGGAAAAATAACTCCGGCTGGGATTTCAAAAACGCCACGGCCGACGACGTGAAAGTCTACAACGCTCAGGAAGGCACCGGCTGGTTCGGCATCAACGAAATCCGCAAAGGCCGCGTCAGCAAGCTCGAGCTGCCCGACAACGGCCTCACGGGCGAGCTTCCCGAAGCGATCTATGCCCTGAACGGCATGCGCACGCTCAACCTCTCGGGCAACGGCCTCACGGGAAGTCTCTCGCCTCAGATCGGCGGTCTGAAACTGATCTCCTCGCTCAACCTTTCGAACAACCGGCTTTCGGGCGAAATCCCCGGCGAACTGATCCTTCTGGGCGCCGAAGCCAAGACCTCGAAACCCCGCGAAGACGGCAAGGGCGGCAACGAGATCAAGGTACTGCTCAACAAAAACCAACTGACGGGTTCGATCCCGGCGGCGATCGGCGACATGGCCCTGCTGGCCAAACCCGCCAAATCGATCTCATTCGACATAAGCTATAACCAGTTGACGGGCGAAATTCCCGCTTCGGTGGCCAAGCTCACCGAACTGACGTCGTTCAAGGCCGCCGGCAACCGTCTCTCGGGCGCCGTACCCGCGGCGCTGGAATCGCTGCCCCGGCTCAAATACCTGCGGCTGGAGAAGAATGCCTTCACGGGTGCCGTACCCCGCAAATAA